Proteins encoded together in one Telopea speciosissima isolate NSW1024214 ecotype Mountain lineage chromosome 6, Tspe_v1, whole genome shotgun sequence window:
- the LOC122665759 gene encoding uncharacterized protein LOC122665759 produces MSVIKIGLVPCPRPTLGGRKDQSYTNVVARSLAPQPTLVELKKPASYFGEPAVFFSVEEVELSEIPFSTTLVAKCSYGRPSLSDVKEFLKKTFFLQGDVIVSSWDKRHLLFKFSNHSDFVRVWLKEQIHVRGFLLRFLKWSSGFMAGWESPVVPIWVSLPGLPINFYQGNFLSSIAGTIGKALRVDSATINCTRTVAARVCVEIDLRKSLPDRVWIGYGSGGFYQKVLYERLPSYCTHCSKLGHAVSDCRKAEKFRAPKLRGDVVEAAVNGKEVVHVCGDDGGLIMESDLASKAIMEEGGGAELGEGCAAFEMPHVPLHGAVPEVGGSSLERGFVGDGRWKPARGGGSHSNLLVSEGNIGDLVPIQQVPSETVEEDRAVRPDDARAVHEGVSLAVGEWSEGIQRNMEPLGGLLISQEQGVYNVVNAASGGAKDDMCLLDSSLREGSLESLKEFGNGLKERVADTVLLVQEERSTKVVEELEGDTGVKERVLQVEETAAWRCSSRPKGPSLKLREASSR; encoded by the coding sequence ATGTCAGTTATCAAGATAGGCCTGGTTCCCTGCCCACGGCCGACTCTTGGTGGCCGGAAAGATCAGTCCTACACTAATGTGGTCGCCCGTTCCTTGGCGCCTCAGCCGACATTGGTGGAGCTTAAAAAACCTGCTTCGTACTTTGGTGAACCTGCAGTTTTCTTTAGTGTGGAGGAGGTGGAGCTGTCCGAGATCCCATTCAGTACAACTCTGGTGGCCAAGTGCTCTTATGGGAGGCCTTCATTATCTGATGTCAAGgagtttttgaagaagacttttTTCCTGCAGGGTGATGTAATTGTGTCAAGCTGGGACAAACGACACCTTCTTTTCAAGTTCTCTAACCATTCTGACTTTGTGAGGGTGTGGTTGAAGGAGCAGATTCATGTCAGAGGTTTTTTGCTACGTTTCTTGAAGTGGTCCAGTGGCTTCATGGCGGGGTGGGAATCACCTGTCGTGCCAATCTGGGTTTCCCTACCGGGTTTGCCGATCAATTTTTATCAGGGAAATTTTCTGTCGTCGATTGCAGGCACTATTGGCAAAGCCCTCCGTGTGGATAGCGCGACGATCAATTGCACCAGAACGGTGGCGGCTCGGGTGTGTGTAGAGATCGACCTGCGCAAGTCATTGCCGGATAGGGTTTGGATTGGGTATGGATCAGGAGGTTTTTATCAAAAGGTGTTGTACGAGAGATTGCCGTCTTATTGCACTCATTGCTCAAAGCTAGGCCACGCAGTTAGTGATTGCCGCAAAGCCGAGAAGTTTAGGGCACCAAAGCTGAGGGGTGATGTGGTGGAAGCAGCAGTTAACGGGAAGGAGGTGGTGCACGTGTGTGGCGATGATGGAGGGCTGATCATGGAATCTGATTTGGCAAGCAAGGCAATAATGGAAGAGGGTGGAGGGGCGGAATTAGGAGAGGGGTGTGCTGCATTTGAGATGCCCCACGTTCCATTGCATGGGGCGGTTCCCGAGGTAGGTGGTAGCTCTTTAGAGAGGGGTTTTGTTGGGGATGGAAGGTGGAAGCCAGCACGTGGTGGTGGGTCACACTCCAATTTGTTGGTTTCAGAAGGGAATATAGGTGATTTGGTGCCTATTCAACAGGTGCCATCGGAGACCGTTGAGGAGGATAGGGCGGTTAGGCCTGATGACGCGAGGGCTGTGCATGAGGGGGTGTCTCTGGCTGTAGGGGAATGGTCTGAAGGGATTCAGAGGAATATGGAGCCCCTGGGGGGGTTATTGATTTCTCAAGAGCAGGGGGTTTACAACGTTGTTAATGCAGCCAGTGGGGGTGCGAAGGACGATATGTGTTTGTTGGATTCTAGTCTCAGAGAAGGGTCTCTAGAGAGCTTGAAGGAGTTTGGCAATGGGCTAAAGGAGAGAGTGGCTGACACCGTGCTACTAGTCCAAGAGGAGAGAAGCACCAAGGTGGTGGAGGAATTGGAAGGCGACACTGGTGTAAAGGAAAGGGTGCTGCAGGTGGAGGAGACAGCCGCCTGGCGGTGCAGTTCAAGGCCAAAAGGCCCCTCTTTGAAGCTACGCGAAGCCAGTTCTCGATGA